The segment AACTTtggaaataaaatgttataaaaactGACAACAGAAAATACTAATAAATATCTGCAAGGACATATAGATGTCTTCTGAAACTTGAGATAAAAAGGTTAGCAGCTATTACCTACGTATAATAGTAAATATTTTCATCCTTATAGTTTTACTCAAAATGTTAGTTTTTatactaaataaaaaatataacatatattcTATTAAGGTAAGCTCTGGTTGGTTTTAAAACTTCCAGAAGATATTAAGTACAAGCCTGGCACCAGATATTAGGCTAGGTTTGGAAAGGCTCACCAAGAGAATAACTTTTCACCATAGCAACTcataaaatggataaaatgttaTATGCATAAAGTGGGTATAGTAACACATCACCTGTCTGGATCTTTGTCATATGGCAACGTCCTTTATCTGGAGAAATTTTCAAGATCCAGGAACTAAGCAAAAGGCCTTTGATTAGTAAAATACAACTGATGCTCCAAAGTACCTCAAGTCCTCATTTTAATTCAAAGAAGCTTGTGTAGCTACCAGTTTTGCAAAGCCTCGGAAACAGGAAATTAGATGGAGGAATAAGATGGGAAAAAGATATGAGAACAATGGGATATCAAAGGCTACATTATAGGTAggcaaagaacatttttaaaaactagacatcaataaaaacagcAGTTCAGTCTGAGTCTGTCTAGCACAGGAGCCAAGTAGCTATTTATATACAGCTTTCCATACTTTAACGAGTCCTAGTTAGTACTCAAGGGTAGGGGTATATCCTTCATCGTATTTTGACAGAATACAAAAATGGATGATCATAACTATAACCTTGAGTCTAAAAACAGTTTAATTATGCTCAAGGCCAAGGaagtatataaaacattttagaaaGGTTTCCAAAAAATATGGTtcctataaaaataaattttgttacttCAATGGGTAAGCTTTCGGAAAAATTTGACTGACCAAGTTCATTCCACAAGGGTCTCAGAGGGTTGATATCTTCTTATATaatttccaaaaaatatttattacataaagACCAATGAACAAGAGAAAGCCTACAACTTTCTCAATTCATTAATGATCAAAAACTCAAGAAAGTAAGTCTGAATATTAAAATGTTGTTTGGGAAATTAtggtaatatattttaaaaggaaaagtgaacaatttaagaaaggaaatatttatgGAAAATATGCTGTATCAGTCATATCTGTCAGTGAACTTTTTATAAAATTAAGTACTAAAGCAGTCACAATAGTCCCACCAGTCTGCTTAGAGGACGGTTCTTGATTTACCTTTTTCCAATTTGTTAGTTGGGCTGTTTCTTGTGAAACCCAAACTTGCGAAAGTTAGTTATCACTAATGTATTTCATTACAGGAATTTACAGATGGGCTCTGTCATCATCCCTAAGAAAACCCCCTGCTATCTTTTATCTTCTTCCTATCTTCTATCCACAGTAATTCAAGATTTCCCTCTTCAACATTTTCCCTTACAGCTGAAATGGGAAATCTGCCAGAAAATCAAATTGCCTCTCTTCCTCTAGGCTAAGAAAAAGTATGGAAATTATGGCAACCAATTATTTCTCATACAATAAGGAGGGTTGGAAGAACATTCAATTATGGAGGAAGTTTAGATTTCtgtaaaagttattttaatgtagacattgaaaataccaaggaaaTAAGCCACATACGACAAAATTTTTACTAAATGAACAAAGTCAACACCTTCCCAACCCCAAACTTGTCCATCAAGCTTGAAGAAGTAAATGTCTTCCAGAAGTATTCAGCCACCACtgtaagacaaaaaagaaaagttttgaataaattttattttagcccatcaaaataaaacaaaattaaaaaaaaagaaaacctttataTAAATGAAAGGTCATTATTTTAGAGATAGTCTTCACATTAACACAAGAAACTCAATATACAATGTCATCCACTCATTTACTTTTCTAAACATTTGTCGAGCATGATAGGCCACAAAGAATCAGTTTTAATAGCCAAGAGGTATCTCAGAGATCTAGATTGGCAGATCAGGGGAATGCCAATGACATAGTACAGCCTGATTTCAGCATAGATTTATATATGAACTTGAGAATATTATAATAAAGTGCTATTGGGGAAAATGGATCTGGAAATGCTGgtaaaataaattctagaaaGTCAGAGATAAATCAATTGTGGATCATGGGAAAATAATATCCATTTTCTGTCTACATGTTTTTACAAGGGAAAAAGCTGCCTTCTGGCAACATGCTCAGCACAATCAAGACTGGCTTAAAAGAAACAGGTCTGTTCCATAGTTTAAATACGTTTTTAAGtttaacaacaaaaacatattttaagaCTTTATTATAAGCACaaaaacttgaaataattaatGTGTATCCTGGTTATCTTCAAGAATGTTGGCATTTacctatatttttctattttaacctatttttcattttgtctaacATACCTATTTCTCTAAGCAATACTAATGACTCCTTTAGATCTGTGTTAAGCCTAATTCTGAAATCAAATGTTACCTTTGCTGTGATGTTACTGCTGCATCTCAAGTCTTGCTAGTTTATCTGCACAGTTAAACCAGAATATGTTCTTGTCTACCCTTGAAGAACAGATATGGCAGCTTCATAACAGAATATtctgttttgcatatattttgactTGAAATCATTCACGGAGGCAGAAAATGCTCAGAAGAGTTCAATAAATTGGCTAGGTaactacctttccaatcttacaATTTGGGTGGCCCTATCTTTGAAGGATACAGGGAAGTAAAAATTCAGCTGGAAAGTCAGAAGcaggttatttttttccttatcccCAAAccagtacacatacacacacacaaaaacattgGTTAAAGAACTGCAAAAAGATACCTAATAGACTGACGGAGGATGTCCTCCAATATACTGAAGAGAGCTCTAGTGGTATGCCAAAAAAAGTAGGAGGATGGGGGGGTAGTggggtgggtgtgtgtgggtgtgacAAGAGTGTCTGTcctgttcaatatttttttttctaatgatttCCAGAAGGATATAATATACTTATAAAATTTTCAGGGGAAACTAATAAGTGAATGACAGGATCAAGATTCAAAATTCTAGGCTCACAAttagtaagatgaaattcaacagagaaaaatgaagtcCTATACTTAGATTCAAATAAATAAGTTGTATAGATAGAACAGCTAGTGGGAAGAACTGTCCACTTTCAGTGAAAAGTATCTATGAGTTTAAATTAAGTAACTACAATCTCAATACGAGCTAATGGTATAAAAAGCCAACTTAATCTTAGGCTACAGAAATAAAACGACAGTACTCTAAAAATGGAATAGtcctataatataaatatatatagtgaTAGACTGCAGTACTGCATGCTTAGTGCTATAAAAGGTGGTAAAGtcttaagaaggacattgataaactggaataCATCAAGAGATGACCAATATTAGAAGATAAGGTTTATATGGTGTACTAAGATCTGGCAAAGAGCTTTACACAACAGCTGGAAGAACTAAGAATACTCAGTCTAATAAGGAAAAGATGAATGTGACCCAAATATTTGATGGgctattatttacttatttgaaaaccaagaatcaataAGAAGAAGCTAAAAGGAAGCCAATTTCAGTTCAATATAATATAGGATGACTATTTTGATACCTAAGATAActcacatagtgctttaaggtttccaaagcacttttttcacaacaatcttggggaatataaagtacaaaaattactatatcctcattttacagatgaggaacctgaggctcagagagatgataAGTCTTACCCCATGGTAACATGCTAGCTAGCtaatcctagctctgacatttactcACTGTGTCCATGGATAAAACAGGGAGGTCAgaccagatgacctttgaggCCCCTTTATGGTATCCTTTCAAAGGATAACTGTCAGCTAGAAAgtatgaacctaggtcttctgactctttttAGTATAATGTACTTCTCAGCatttatacattcatacatatgctTTAAGGTTCGAAAaagctttctttttattaatctcGTTTGttcctaacaaccctgtgaggtaggtcctcttatgattcccattttatagatgagaaaaccaaaggtCAGAGAGATCAAATGGTTGGTCCTATGATCACActtcagacttggagtcaggcctCTCCTAGGTCAATAGGCTTTTCATTACTTCAGGTCTCTCCTTAGTTCTAACAAAGAGTGATTTCAAATGAATATGAAACAGACTACTCTTTAAGGAAGATGACCTCCCCACCTTAACAGGAAGTGTTCAAGTAGAGCTTTGATAGACAGTTGTCAGGGGTATTGTAGAGAAAACTGTCTTGCAAAGTAGGTTAGGGAAGGTGATACCAAAGATCGCTTCTAGCTATAAGATTCTAGCATCACACAATAACTGCCTTTTATCTAATTTAATTCATGTTAGAAATTTACATagcatttatattcattcatttctcaacATTTACAAGACAACCTCCACTAACTGTAGTACATCAGTCTGCTTTGAAGTAGGTCAAAGTActcaatatgaaaaataaattcagaatatCTAATTGTAAACTTTCAGCAGGTGGATTACAGAAAAGGATAATTACCAATATGATAAAGGACAATGggaaatatattacatataaattccAATAGTGACAGTTGATGTGTTCATACTATGAAGCCACATTACCTTTCATTAAGTTCATGGAGTCATCATCAATTACAGAACACATCTCAacttgaaaaaaagatttttgtggTATACTCTTAAATTATTGCTACCTATTAGTGAGACTACTTCTCTCATCACAAGCCAGAAAAGTAGACTTGATAACATTCTATCCACAGATTTTTAATGTCTGAAGGATGAATACAAGACAATATTTTTACAAGTTATGCTACAACAGTTAACACTGCACATGAAGGCAAATAGGCTTTTAAAACCCTGATATTTCATTCAAATTCTTACAAAATttaaatatacttaaaaaaaaaaacttatggcAATGAGTGCAAACCAGACCAGCATGGAGTGCAGACCAGCGTAGAGCAGCAGGGagaggacccagaacaggattcagggCGCCACCaccagcagttcccagatttctcaacccacaaatgccacaaatagcttcaaaggtcagtgggagggctctaGCAGCTGCCATTTTCTGAGCCCTCtacctagagcccctgggggaattgagccactgatctgattctcagccctgagatccacccagaggtgaggaggaacatggcagtggagctggtggaggctctggagagaaaATTCAATTGCAGGTTctgagcagaaaagtttttggttgctcccaatCTAGtacacaggtcaggagaggagtaaacacctctcccttcactgtgccaccttggaggaactgagaatttacagatccccagaatataccctcctctcgACAAatgtctcaaaagtcaagtaacggattgggaaaatgcccaaaaaagggaaaaaaaataagaccatagaaggttacttccttggtgaacaggtattttctcccattctttcagataaggaaaaacaaagcataacaccacaggaagtcaaggcttctgtgtccaaaacctccaaaataaatgtacaatggtctcaagccatggaagagctcaaaaaggattttgaaaatcaagtaagagaggtggaggaaaaattgggaagagaaatgagagctatgtaagaaaagcaagtcagcagcttggtaaaggagacccaaaaaaatgctgaagaaaataacacctttaaaaataggctaactcaattggcaaaagaggtccaaaaagccaatgaggaaaagaaagctttaaaaagcagaattagccaaatggaaaaggaagttcaaaagctcactgaagaaaatagttctttaaaaatcagtatggagcagatggaggctaatgactttatgagaaaccaagaaattacaaaacaaaaccaaaagaatgaaaaaatagaagataacgtgaaatatctcactgcaaaaacaactgacctggaaaatagatccagaagagacaatttaaaaattatgggactacctgaaagccatgatcagaaaaggagcccagacatcatctttcataccattatcaaggaaaactgccctgatattctagaaccatatgataaaatgaatattgaaagaattcaccctgaaaaagacccgaaaagagaaactcctaggaatactgtagtcaaattccagagttcccaagtcaaggagaaaatattgcaagcagccagaatgaaacagtttgaatattgtggaaatacaatcaggataacacagattctggcagcttctacgttaaaggatcaaagggcttggaatatgatattccagaagtcaaaggaactaggattaaaaccaagaatcacctatccagcaaaagtgagtataatacttcagaggaaaaaatggtcattcaatgaaatagaggactttcaagaattcttgatgaaaagaccagaactgaacatctgactttcaaacacaagaatcaagggaagtatgaaatggtaaacatgaaagagaaaacaaaaaggactttctaaagctgaactgtttacattcctacatggaaagacaacatttgtaactcttgagacttttctcagtatttgggtagttggaaggattatacacacatcacacacacacacacacacacacacacacacacacacacacacacacacacacagaaaacaaaggggtaagttgaataagaaaggatggtgtttaaaaaaattaaataaaattgaggagtgagagagaatatattgggaggagaaagggagaaatggaatggggtaaaataTCACTCACCAAGGAGGCAAGAACAAGCTTCttcagggaagaagaaaagggaggatgtgagagggaaaaaaggaagcttACACATTTGCttactcagtttggtatgaaagtgtatcttgcactacagaagggtaggggagaaggagacaagtggggtgagggggatgatggaagggagggtaaatgggaggagggagcaatcagaagtaaacactcttggggagggacaaggtcaaaagagagaacagaataaatgggggggcagaatAGAATGCAGGGAAATACAGttaagtcttacacaacatgagtattatggaagtcttttgcaaagcacacttatacagcctatattgaattgcttgccttctcagtggggatgggtggggagggaggaagggagagaagttggaattcaaagtattaggaagaaatgctgagaactgtttttgcatacaactgggaaataagaaatccaggtaatggggtaccgaaacctatcttgccccacaagaaaagagagaaggggattaagggaagggaggggtgtgacagaagacagggcacactgagggaagggataatcagaatgcaaggcattatggggtggggggaggggagagatggggagaaaatgtggaacttaaaattttgtggaaatgaatgttgaaaactaaaaataaataaataagcattaaaaaagggggaaaaggactcacatgtacattaaaaaaacatgacaaatatgaaagTATTTTGAGAATTATAAACTGATTTGTATGTTATTTTTAAGTACATACTACCACATGAAAACACCAAAAACAAATCCTTAGTCATACCTAGTTAACTCAAATAATTACAGATTTAATTCCAACTAAGAAAGTTTATTTGATAAAAGTTACTTACACGATGATGTTATTAATAGGGATGTGGATCAATTTAACAAAAAAGCCAATAAATCCCATTATAGCAAACCCTATTGCTGTTGCCATAGCGATCTTCTGGAATTCTGTAATTAAGAACACAAATAactcactttattttctttacttttgaatggcacaatgaaaaaaaataacccagAATGGTCAAGCATGATGTGTAAGACATAACTAATAAACAGATTCACTCTTGGTTACTGGATGTACAAACTTAAGTAAAATGTGAACATACATTCAAAAAGTTAATTCTTaggtatcatctcacacctagCACTAGCAGATATATGACAAAAGAAGGAGATGGTCAATGTTAGAGGGATTATGAAAAGACAGGAACACTAATATGAAATAGGTAGAGCTGTACATATgtccatccattctggaaagcaaatggAAATTATGCTAAGAAGTGACTGAAATCTCTGTCTTTTGTCTCAGAAATCCCAATATTTAATATGGATCCCAAGGAGTTCAAAGATGTAAAGGTCCtcatacaacaaaatatttagagaagCACTTTTTGAATTGGCAAAGAAATTCAACAATGTAGTTGCCCCGGGGACTGGTGGAATTGGTTTAACAAATCATACATGAATACAATGGACTATTATTAAGCGTATCATAAGGAATGAAGAACAGGAATAATACAGAAATGCAAAGGCAGACATAAACTGATGAAAAGTAAAGCAAATGGAACCAAGTAAATGATAAATACAACTACAACAatgcaaataaaaagaacaaaaaactgaCACTGGATACTAATACTTGATTGGAAAGGAAAACTATGAGTagacccttccctcccccttctttgcCGAGATACAGGATTACAGGTGTGAACCAATGCATATACTATTTTATTCTGTTCATGTGATAGTTAGCTTTGTGGAAttatggttttttcctttcttttttattgtgttaCAAGGCAGAAATCTTTTTTGTTCCAGGACGCCTCTACCCTCTTAAAAATTAAGGACCCCCCCCAAAAATGTGTTAATAAGAGTTTTAGAAATTGATATTTAgcaatattagaaattaaaatgtcttcatGTTTTTACAAAAACAGTTTTGACCTCATGGACTCCCTGAAAGGCTCTCTGATCCACACACTTTTAGAACTGCTGGAACAAGGGATAGCACCAAATGGTGGAAGAAAATGAaggtgacaaaaacaaaaaatatcaataaaaattcatttaaaaaaattaaacaatgaaGTATACTCAATTCATTAATTAGTTAGCTTTGCCAAAAAACATCTGATTCtttaagaaaacacaaaaataatgtTCCTGTTAAGATTAGCAATAAACTTTGCAGtaatatatattcaaatataaatccacaagatgatattttaaaatactaagattttaaaataaaataaatttaatatttatgaaatttaaattaaattaaaatttaaaaattttaaatagttttttagaagttttaaatactaaaaaaagggaaatgaaagggaaaacaaGTTGTTTTAGGAAAAATTAGTGAAAGACTGGTAACAATGGACCAAAAGATATGTTTGAATTAGTATAATTTAGGCAAACAGACCATCATATTCACATAACtgataaacaataaaatattttctagtttAGGAAAGATTTATTAATAGAACAAGTTTCATTATGTATTCACTGTTTAATCTATTTGCGGTGACTAAAAACACCAATCAAGGTgtgcagaaaaagaaatatgggaagTAGCTACTTAAAAATAACTAGATGACAAAAAGAAGAGTtaatgagaaacaagaaaaatctgGGACTTTacagaaaatagagaaagcaATCTTTCCTTTTTATGCTGTAATGTTGCAACTAAAGAGGTATACAGATTGGGGGGAGAAGCAGGCACTTGTAATTGAAAACTGTAAGTAATAAATATTCTGTCAAAACTGAGATAGTAGTTACACCAAGAAATCCTACAAAAGAGAATGAATAGGGTCAAAAAGGAATTAAAAcattaaatggagaaaagaatgacaaagaaattcatgaagataaagaaaaatacaaagaaagaaagttaaaaaaaacatacAGGGAAGGGGTAAACAAAAGCAGAACTTAAGCAAGTGACTGGCAGCCTTTACCTTTTCTATCTGGCTTGGTACATCTTTTGACAAGTCGAATTGAGTCCTTCACAAACTGCCGACTAGGCTCAACAAATTGCATTACCTGATCCATGACTATCTGTTTAAACAAAGACacagtaaattattaaattagtTGTATGTCAAACATCTGCTCATTTACTCAGATCACAGCACTAATGAGGTTAGAGGGGTAATTAAGTCTGAAAAAGGTATTTCAAAGATCAGAGTAGAACTGGAGGTCCAGGAGTACAGTTGCAACATGATCTCCACTTGGGACCATATTTGCAACTGCCATTAAGAAAATCAGCAATGCTGATGAGACCCAAGAATATAATCtattggcagctagatggcacaggggAGAGAGCACTAAGCTGTGTCACTTAACCAGGGTCGGGTCTCAGTTATTCCCGGTAAAGTGAGAATAACCACACCTACTCTAGAAGGGTGGTTGTAAGAAacaaacatttgtaaagcactaagcacaccaggtgctacataaatgcttatttagtACCCCCTTTAAGTTTAAAGAACAAAGAAATCAGGGTACTTCCTTGAGgtgggaggcagagggagaaggggataggagggagggaggcgaCAAGCCTGGAAAGGGAGTTAGGTATCAAGCTGGAAGGTCTATCTGAAGGATGGTCAGGATGATTATGCAAAATAACAACTGGTAGAGAAACAGTGCTTTAGTGGATAGAGCCTCCAGACTAGGAAAATTTGAATATTCAGTAAATTTGAGTTTAAACCTGTCTCACATACTTAATAGCTTTATCAACCTTCACAGAGACCATCATTTAACTGATTAACTTGATCATGTAACTGTTTACTCTTCTGTTAAGAGTGAAATAATTTCACCTGTTTCAcaggaggattaaatgagttatGAGGATTGAAAGACTtaacatatgcaaagcacttttgaaaactttaaaatgcaataaaaatgatagtcttatattattattatttaaggtttaaaaagcacttgACATACATCAGCACTGGATTTAGTCAAGGGTCACCTCTATACCATTATAAGAATGTAAGGTTTTATGGAATTTTACTATTGTCTGGAAATCAAaaccaaataattttcaaaacagAGAATTATCG is part of the Notamacropus eugenii isolate mMacEug1 chromosome 3, mMacEug1.pri_v2, whole genome shotgun sequence genome and harbors:
- the SEC61G gene encoding protein transport protein Sec61 subunit gamma isoform X2; the protein is MDQVMQFVEPSRQFVKDSIRLVKRCTKPDRKEFQKIAMATAIGFAIMGFIGFFVKLIHIPINNIIVGG
- the SEC61G gene encoding protein transport protein Sec61 subunit gamma isoform X1 → MWRRRTRSAPPCGQESEDGPRRAALLPGWGLRAQTWAAALSVSSVASVCGVGLPWGLSSPATIVMDQVMQFVEPSRQFVKDSIRLVKRCTKPDRKEFQKIAMATAIGFAIMGFIGFFVKLIHIPINNIIVGG